The Erinaceus europaeus chromosome 17, mEriEur2.1, whole genome shotgun sequence nucleotide sequence ataaaatctttttttcttttcttaaaattttttattatctttatttatttattgggtagagacagccagatatcgagagggaagggggggatagagagggagaaagacagagagacacctgtagcactgcttcaccactcatgaagctttccctctgcaggtagggactggggacttgaacctgggtccttgcacattgtattgtgtgctcaactaggtgcgccaccacccagcccaagaaataaaatcttaaaaaaaaccccaaaaatcctcaacttggatcaacggcagtagagaatgttccatcctctgaagggagggtagacaacatactctgtgctccacctgaggaagatgggtctatattggggcagcttggaatgttcctactgatgaccacagaatgtgagctcagatttacagggatgcagaggtcacacaggctcctaggctgaatatgggccccagatcacatcaaatcgatggggtttacagtcaactatatttatacgttttccccatatttgggagctactttcttccctgattcagctttctgatccttttccatccatgacatcatctccccagacaacaacttggatccacctgcatatcagatttcaggctcagttaaaaaaaaaaaacccacaaaaaaacagtatagccacagaccctttggaatataactaaaatatgcctactagctatccacaaaatgaaggacttcccccccccccccaaatcttcatctgcactattccagcctttaggtttaggatagttcaacaatttgtttggctttatatgttaactctcttttcagccaccaggttccagatgctagcatgatgccgaccagacttccctggacagacaaccccaccaatccgtcctggagctccgcttccccactagggaaagagaaagacaggctgggagtatggatcgacctgtgaacgcctatgttcagccgggaagcaattacagaagccagaccttcaaccttctgcatcccacaatgaccctgggtccatactcccagagggataaagaataggaaagttagcaGGAgcggggatgggatgcagagttctggtggtgggaattgtgtggagttgtactcctcttatcctatggttttgtcaatgtttcctatatatatatataaaagacaaacacctggggttgtattgttatgtggaaaactgagaaatgttttgtatgtacaaactattgcatttactgttgaatgtaaaacattaatcccccaataaaggaagcaaataaataaaatctggttgttttcaaaaagaaagaaagagagagagagagagagaaagaaagaaagaaagagagaaagagagagagaaaaacgctTGCAAACCTGCTCCACAGCTCCTTCCCactaccaggggcttgaaccgagccttactcatagtaatgtgtgcattcaatcaggtacaccactgcctgtgtccgtccacgcccccccccccccatcatttaTTTTCCTGACAACTGAATGGGGAGCGGGGAGGAAGAATATGTTTGTCTGCTGGCTTTGTTTACTTCTACAGACCCGAGGTGCGGCAGGCTTTGGTCGTTAAAaaagctggggggcaggggcgtCGCGCGGCCAGCTGAGGGTCCCTGTTGTTGCTTCACTGCCCGCTGGACACCTGTCCACCAATCGCAGGTCTCCTTACTGGACGCCCTGAGAGTCCCTAGTAACACTCGGTGGCTTTGGAAATCTGCGGGTGCTCATGCCTCGCCAAGAGCCGCCTCTCGGGATGGACACCCCGCCGCCAGAGAGGCCCAGGGAGCAGCCCATGGAGAAGCCGAGGCACCGGGAAGAGGGGCTGGAGTTCAAAGAGCTGGACGGGCTCCGCGAAGCCCTGGCCAATCTGCGGGGCCTGTCGGCAGAGGAGAAGGGCGAGAAGGCGCTGCTGCACTCACGCATCCTTGAGCAGTCCCAGCTCATCTGCATCTTGAAGCGGCGCTCGGATGAGGCCCTGGAGCGCTGCCAGGTCCTGGAGCTGCTCAACACCGAGCTGGAGGAGAAGAGGGCCTCGGAGGCCGAGGAGCTGAGGGCCAAGAGCGAGCAGGCCCGCAGGATAGAGGAGCGCTTCCTGACCCTGGCTGCCAACCACGAGCTGATGATCCGCTTCAAGAACGAGCACAAGAGTCAGAACGTCAAGCTGAGAGAGGAAAACAAGAAGCTGAGGCTGGAGAACGACAACCTCTTCAGCCAGGCCCTGAAGGACCAGGAAGCCAAATCAGCGCAGCTCACCCTCCAGAGTGAGGCCTTGGCTCAGGAGCTGGAGGCTCTGAAGCAGAGATGCTCCCAGGAGGCTTGTGAGGCCCAGGCCCGAGAGAAGGAGCTGCTGGAGCTGCACTGCCAGCAGGCCCGCGCCCATACGCAGGAAACCGAGCAGCTGCGCAGACAGCTGCAGAGCCTGGAGCAGGAGCACCGGCAGGCGATGGAGCAGATGGCCAAGGCTGAGGACGAACACAGCAGTCTGAGCCAGGAGCTGCAGGCCAGGCTGCGGGTTGTCTCGGTCGAGAAAGAGGAGCTGCTGCAGCTGTCCTTGGAGAGGGGCAAGGCGCTTCAGAACAAGCAGGTGGAGATCCACCAGCTAGAGCAGAAGCTGGAGACCGCAGAGGAGGCCCGGAGGTGTGCCCTCCAGCGCTTTGAAACGGAGGCAGCAGCTGTGGACAGCAATCTGAGAGTCCGTGAGCTCCAGCGCAAGGTGGATGGGATCCAGAAAGCCTATGACGAACTCAGGCTGCAGTCCGAAGCCTTCAAAAAGCATAGTCTGGATCTTCTAAGCAAGGAGAGAGAACTCAATGCCAAACTCCGCCATCTCTTTCCATAAGGAAGCAAGCTTTTGCTTCCTCTGGTGGGCAACTCTGAATTCAGATAGTTGTGCCTCTGTGTGATTGCTAAGAGTAGAGATCATATTCCATTTGTTATACTTTTAAGcacaaaaaacagacaaaagatAAGCTACTTTACTATGATACTGTTTGTGGTTAATACTGTAAGGCtatctttatgctatctaccaagaAGACACAAGCTTTACCAGATTTCTTTTTGTACCTTTGAAATCTTAATTTTGCTGCCATATCACCTTATCGTAATTTAATCACTATCCATCTTCAGTATCTTCATACATCCTAGGATTTTACATTAACAGAG carries:
- the CCDC89 gene encoding coiled-coil domain-containing protein 89, whose amino-acid sequence is MPRQEPPLGMDTPPPERPREQPMEKPRHREEGLEFKELDGLREALANLRGLSAEEKGEKALLHSRILEQSQLICILKRRSDEALERCQVLELLNTELEEKRASEAEELRAKSEQARRIEERFLTLAANHELMIRFKNEHKSQNVKLREENKKLRLENDNLFSQALKDQEAKSAQLTLQSEALAQELEALKQRCSQEACEAQAREKELLELHCQQARAHTQETEQLRRQLQSLEQEHRQAMEQMAKAEDEHSSLSQELQARLRVVSVEKEELLQLSLERGKALQNKQVEIHQLEQKLETAEEARRCALQRFETEAAAVDSNLRVRELQRKVDGIQKAYDELRLQSEAFKKHSLDLLSKERELNAKLRHLFP